A stretch of Bacillus pseudomycoides DNA encodes these proteins:
- the rph gene encoding ribonuclease PH: MRVDGRQAAELRHIHLHTNYLKHPEGSVLIEVGDTKVICSATIEERVPPFMRGEGKGWVTAEYAMIPRATEQRTIRESSKGKVTGRTMEIQRLIGRALRAVVDLEALGERTVWIDCDVIQADGGTRTASITGAYVAMVLAFEKLLQAEKVSKIPVKDYLAATSVGIVEDQGVVLDLNYAEDSKADVDMNVIMTGKGQFVEVQGTGEEATFSRAELNELLDAAEQGILQLVEKQKEALGDIVSHIE; this comes from the coding sequence ATGCGAGTAGATGGTAGACAAGCGGCAGAACTGCGTCATATACATCTTCATACAAATTATTTGAAACATCCAGAAGGATCTGTTCTGATTGAAGTTGGAGATACAAAGGTTATTTGTTCAGCGACGATTGAAGAACGTGTGCCGCCATTTATGAGAGGCGAAGGGAAAGGCTGGGTAACAGCGGAATACGCGATGATTCCACGTGCAACAGAACAGCGTACAATTCGTGAGTCCAGTAAAGGGAAAGTAACAGGTCGCACGATGGAAATTCAACGTTTAATTGGACGAGCATTGCGTGCGGTTGTTGATTTGGAAGCGCTTGGAGAAAGAACGGTGTGGATTGACTGTGATGTCATTCAAGCAGATGGTGGAACAAGAACTGCGTCGATTACGGGTGCCTATGTTGCAATGGTGTTAGCATTTGAAAAATTATTACAAGCAGAAAAAGTATCTAAAATTCCAGTAAAAGATTACTTAGCTGCAACATCTGTTGGAATTGTTGAAGATCAAGGTGTAGTATTAGATTTAAACTATGCAGAAGACTCTAAAGCTGATGTTGATATGAACGTCATTATGACAGGAAAAGGCCAGTTTGTTGAAGTGCAAGGAACTGGAGAAGAAGCAACATTTAGCCGTGCGGAGTTAAATGAATTGCTTGATGCAGCGGAACAGGGGATTTTACAACTCGTTGAAAAACAAAAAGAAGCATTAGGCGACATCGTATCTCACATAGAGTAG
- the gerE gene encoding spore germination transcription factor GerE, translated as MKEKAYQSKPLLTKREREVFELLVQDKTTKEIASELFISEKTVRNHISNAMQKLGVKGRSQAVVELLRMGELEL; from the coding sequence TTGAAGGAAAAAGCATATCAATCTAAACCGTTACTCACAAAGAGAGAGAGAGAAGTCTTTGAATTGTTGGTTCAAGATAAAACGACGAAAGAAATTGCAAGTGAACTATTTATTAGTGAAAAAACTGTACGCAACCACATATCAAATGCAATGCAAAAGCTAGGGGTTAAAGGACGTTCGCAAGCGGTTGTTGAGCTTCTTCGTATGGGAGAACTCGAATTATAA
- a CDS encoding APC family permease, translating into MFSGFKRFFIGRPLKSTALGEQKLNKLKALAILSSDALSSVAYGTEQILIVLAAFGAIAFWYSIPIAIGVLILLTALILSYRQIIFSYPHGGGAYVVSKTNLGTNAGLIAGGSLLVDYILTVAVSVSAGTDAITSAFPALHTYTVPIAVILVLFITILNLRGVTESASILAYPVYLFAFALVILIIAGVFKISSGQAPAHLHTPIGTVVPGITLFFLLKAFSSGCSALTGVEAISNAIPNFKEPAAKNAAKTLVIMGAILAVLFTGITFLAYWYGIAPKHNDTVVSQIASNIFGRNFVYYFIQGTTALILVLAANTGFSAFPLLAFNLASDKYMPRMYLMRGDRLGYSNGIITLGISSILLIIAFQGKTEQLIPLYAVGVFIPFTLSQTGMIIKWLREKPQGWIPKLLTNLLGALISLTVLLIFFITKFAQVWSILIFLPIIVFIFHRIHNHYVAVGEQLRINFNEIPEKVTGNIVIVPIAGITKVVEQSINYAETISDQVIAVYVAFDKESELRMQEKWKEWQPNIRLVTFISSYRSLMRPIAKLITIIQHKAQEKNRFVTVLIPQFITKKNWHNILHNQSSVLLRVYLLYKKNVIVTTVPYRFRK; encoded by the coding sequence ATGTTTTCGGGCTTTAAACGATTTTTTATTGGTAGACCACTTAAGTCAACAGCACTAGGAGAACAAAAATTAAATAAGCTAAAGGCACTCGCTATTCTATCTTCTGATGCCCTTTCTTCTGTTGCTTATGGAACAGAACAAATTTTAATTGTATTAGCTGCATTTGGTGCGATTGCTTTCTGGTATTCCATCCCGATCGCAATTGGCGTTTTAATCTTATTGACAGCGCTCATTTTATCATATCGACAAATTATTTTTTCTTATCCGCACGGCGGAGGTGCTTATGTTGTTTCCAAAACAAACTTAGGTACAAATGCTGGACTTATTGCGGGAGGATCATTACTTGTTGATTACATTCTTACTGTAGCTGTAAGTGTTTCCGCTGGAACTGATGCGATTACATCTGCTTTTCCGGCTTTGCACACATACACCGTTCCAATCGCGGTCATACTTGTTTTATTTATTACAATTTTGAATCTAAGAGGCGTAACAGAGTCAGCATCGATTCTAGCTTATCCTGTCTATCTCTTTGCTTTTGCACTTGTTATTTTAATTATTGCTGGTGTTTTTAAAATTTCTTCTGGGCAAGCTCCTGCTCATTTACATACACCAATTGGAACTGTCGTGCCTGGCATTACACTCTTCTTCTTATTGAAGGCTTTTTCATCTGGTTGTTCCGCTTTAACAGGGGTAGAAGCAATTTCCAATGCAATTCCAAATTTTAAAGAACCGGCTGCAAAAAATGCAGCAAAAACATTAGTAATCATGGGGGCGATTCTAGCTGTTTTATTTACGGGCATTACCTTTTTAGCGTATTGGTATGGAATCGCTCCAAAACATAATGACACTGTCGTGTCCCAAATTGCTTCAAATATATTTGGAAGGAATTTTGTATACTACTTTATTCAAGGAACAACTGCGCTTATTTTAGTACTAGCTGCAAACACAGGTTTTTCAGCATTTCCACTTTTAGCATTTAATTTAGCATCAGATAAATATATGCCGCGTATGTATTTAATGCGTGGAGATCGCTTAGGGTATTCAAATGGAATCATTACGTTAGGTATTAGTTCTATCCTTTTAATCATTGCATTCCAAGGTAAAACCGAGCAATTAATTCCGCTATATGCTGTCGGGGTATTCATTCCTTTTACATTGTCACAAACAGGTATGATTATAAAATGGTTACGAGAAAAACCACAAGGGTGGATACCAAAGTTACTAACAAACTTATTAGGCGCTCTTATTTCATTAACTGTGCTTCTCATTTTCTTTATTACAAAATTTGCGCAAGTATGGTCCATTCTTATCTTTTTACCTATCATTGTTTTCATCTTTCATCGCATCCACAATCACTATGTTGCAGTAGGAGAACAGTTGCGCATCAATTTTAATGAAATTCCTGAAAAAGTAACTGGTAACATCGTGATTGTTCCTATCGCTGGTATTACAAAAGTAGTCGAACAATCCATCAATTACGCAGAAACAATTAGCGATCAAGTTATCGCTGTGTATGTAGCTTTTGATAAAGAAAGCGAACTACGTATGCAGGAAAAATGGAAAGAATGGCAACCGAATATTCGTCTCGTTACCTTTATCTCATCTTACCGAAGCTTGATGCGTCCTATCGCAAAATTAATTACAATTATTCAGCATAAGGCGCAAGAAAAGAATCGTTTCGTTACCGTTTTAATTCCACAATTCATTACAAAAAAGAACTGGCATAACATTTTACACAACCAATCAAGTGTATTACTACGCGTTTATCTTTTGTATAAAAAAAACGTCATTGTCACAACTGTTCCTTATCGATTTCGAAAATAA
- the racE gene encoding glutamate racemase, translating to MRRWVIMLNRAIGVIDSGVGGLTVAKELIRQLPKERIIYLGDTARCPYGPRSREEVRQFTWEMTEHLLALDIKMLVIACNTATAVVLEEMQKQLPIPVVGVIHPGSRTALKVTNTYHVGIIGTIGTVKSGAYKEALKSINNRVMVESLACPPFVELVESGNFESEMAYEVVRETLQPLKTTEIDTLILGCTHYPILGPVIKRVMGDKVQLISSGDETAREVSTILYHSKMLNEGEEQSDHLFLTTGKIDLFKEIASKWFGQPIENVKHINL from the coding sequence ATGAGAAGATGGGTGATTATGTTGAATAGAGCGATTGGTGTCATTGATTCGGGAGTAGGAGGATTAACAGTAGCGAAAGAGTTAATTCGTCAGCTGCCAAAAGAGCGTATTATATATTTAGGAGATACAGCGCGCTGTCCTTATGGTCCGCGTTCTCGTGAGGAAGTGCGTCAATTCACATGGGAAATGACGGAGCATTTATTGGCACTTGATATTAAGATGTTAGTCATTGCTTGTAATACTGCGACTGCGGTTGTACTAGAAGAGATGCAAAAACAATTACCAATCCCGGTAGTGGGCGTGATTCATCCGGGGTCACGTACAGCCTTGAAAGTGACGAATACGTACCATGTTGGTATCATTGGAACAATTGGAACGGTAAAAAGTGGTGCGTATAAAGAGGCGCTGAAGTCTATTAATAACCGTGTAATGGTTGAGAGTTTAGCGTGTCCACCGTTTGTTGAACTTGTGGAAAGTGGAAACTTTGAGAGTGAGATGGCGTATGAGGTTGTTAGGGAAACGTTGCAACCACTGAAAACTACTGAAATCGATACATTGATTTTAGGGTGTACGCACTATCCGATTCTAGGTCCAGTTATTAAGCGGGTAATGGGAGATAAGGTGCAGTTAATTAGTTCTGGAGATGAAACGGCTCGTGAAGTGAGTACGATTTTATATCATAGTAAGATGTTAAATGAAGGAGAAGAACAAAGTGATCATCTCTTCTTAACAACAGGGAAAATTGATTTGTTTAAAGAAATTGCATCTAAATGGTTTGGACAACCAATTGAAAATGTAAAGCATATTAATTTGTAA
- a CDS encoding GerMN domain-containing protein, with translation MPKSTFKWLVCTAVSAALLTGCGLLNKEKETEQIDPPKKVTYTDGEKKETATKEKQGQTKKYELYLVDKNGYVVPQTLTLPAPKQNEVVKQTLEYLVKDGPVENLLPNGFKAVLPAGTTMTIDLKKDGIAVIDFSKEMKNYKKEEERQIVESVAWTLTQFKDIKQVKFQINGEKLAKMPVAGTPIGEGVSRADGINFDDEQVADVTNTKPVTLYFLAQNNKKQYYVPVTRRVAEGKAHEVETVVNELVKGPSGSSLINDFNPGVKLISEPKIQDGKVTLNFNENIYTDKGKSMISNYVLQSLVLSLTEKKGVKNVSVEVNGKANLVNEQGEKLTKPVDRPQNVNTGSF, from the coding sequence ATGCCTAAATCCACTTTTAAATGGCTTGTTTGTACTGCAGTAAGCGCAGCTTTACTCACAGGATGCGGTTTGTTAAATAAGGAAAAAGAAACGGAACAAATTGACCCACCGAAAAAAGTCACGTATACAGATGGTGAAAAGAAAGAGACTGCTACAAAAGAGAAGCAAGGGCAAACGAAGAAATATGAGCTATATCTTGTTGATAAAAATGGTTATGTTGTGCCGCAAACGTTAACATTACCTGCTCCGAAACAAAATGAAGTTGTGAAACAAACATTAGAATATCTTGTGAAAGATGGGCCAGTGGAGAACTTACTGCCAAATGGATTCAAGGCGGTTCTTCCAGCGGGAACAACGATGACTATTGATTTGAAAAAAGATGGGATAGCAGTTATAGATTTTTCAAAGGAAATGAAAAACTATAAAAAAGAAGAAGAACGTCAAATTGTTGAATCGGTTGCTTGGACATTGACGCAATTTAAAGATATTAAACAAGTTAAGTTTCAAATAAATGGTGAGAAATTGGCGAAGATGCCAGTTGCTGGCACGCCGATTGGTGAAGGTGTGAGCCGTGCTGATGGCATTAACTTTGATGATGAGCAAGTGGCAGATGTCACGAATACGAAGCCAGTTACACTTTATTTCTTGGCACAAAATAATAAAAAACAGTACTATGTGCCAGTAACACGCCGCGTGGCAGAAGGGAAAGCGCATGAAGTAGAAACTGTTGTGAATGAGCTTGTTAAAGGGCCATCGGGTTCATCTTTAATCAATGATTTTAATCCTGGTGTGAAGCTTATTAGTGAACCGAAAATACAAGATGGAAAAGTTACGTTGAATTTCAATGAAAATATATATACAGATAAGGGAAAAAGTATGATTTCAAATTATGTGTTGCAATCACTCGTTTTATCTTTAACAGAAAAGAAAGGTGTGAAAAATGTTTCTGTTGAAGTAAACGGGAAAGCAAATCTTGTTAATGAGCAAGGTGAGAAACTAACAAAACCTGTTGATCGTCCACAAAACGTGAATACAGGTAGTTTTTAA
- a CDS encoding glycoside hydrolase family 2 TIM barrel-domain containing protein: MGRNMLGDLENVQVTGRNRMEGRAHFIPFQTEQAALSFTRESSSYYKLLNGMWRFLYLESPKQLPENFFISEFDCSEWDTIHVPGHWQLQGYGKPHYTDLYYPFPVQPPHVPFENQVGCYKNEFYIPESWNGGCIRIRFEGVDSAFHLWINGEEVGYSQGSRLTAEFDITSFVHMGKNTMTVCVYRWCDGSYIEDQDMWWLSGIFRDVYIVHEPAVHIYDMTLCTTLDENYENGVLQLSTKICNEQLLHTNYVLEYKFYNEHGEVLDQHISYLNLQGTSVIEDTHSFFVKKPQKWSAEEPHLYIVLFTIRNKDGEVVEVVSQKIGFRMIEMKDRNLLVNGIPIIFKGVNRHDHNPDTGRYVTYETMKQDVMLMKQHNINAVRTAHYPNDPRFYDLCDEYGLYVIDEADLECHGFELIGNANVLSDDPEWENAYVDRAERMVRRDRNHSSIIMWSLGNESGFGCNFIAMANKCRELDQSRIIHYEGDRETKVADIFSTMYSSVEKIIGYAEEEKWEKPHILCEYAHAMGNGPGGLKEYWEAIYSHKRLQGGFVWEWIDHGLRQVNENGEEYFAYGGNFGDTPHNSNFCIDGLLLPDRTPSPALLQYKKIIEPIKVEEIDIRSGRISIQNIYDFRSLKGYRVQWAVKKEGKVIVSDSIDAPALLPKESCEIQLPFIDDIALHTEEDCYVTVSIVLGADTNWGVAGHEIAGEQFCIPALKKIRRKRDSKLYEPVTLHETKEEIRVAGESFAISFHPITGRIKNWTFKGQSLMEEGPELNIWRATIDNDMYVVEKWKEQYVHLVKHDVASIEALQLETGNVEVVVKGFISPLVVNWKIAFTYTYEIERSGAMKIETKLNPSGTLPEMLPRIGLEMRLPKQYQNVSWFGRGPGESYVDSKEANKIDLYEMTVKDLFFPYVFPQETGNRTDVKWVSLYDQYHVGFVAYSTQDFNFSALPYTTEDLEKAKHLYELQEREFVTFHLDYKQNGLGSASCGPAQLPEYQLNPESCQFEVYIVPFNGDHKRAFEIVKES; encoded by the coding sequence ATGGGACGAAACATGTTAGGGGACTTAGAAAATGTTCAAGTAACAGGGCGGAATCGCATGGAGGGAAGAGCGCATTTTATTCCATTTCAAACTGAACAAGCGGCTCTATCTTTTACGCGTGAAAGCTCTTCTTATTACAAATTGCTGAATGGAATGTGGAGGTTTTTGTACTTAGAATCCCCAAAGCAACTTCCAGAGAATTTTTTCATAAGTGAATTTGATTGTAGTGAATGGGATACGATTCATGTACCTGGGCATTGGCAATTGCAAGGATACGGAAAGCCGCATTATACCGATTTATATTATCCGTTTCCGGTTCAGCCACCCCATGTTCCATTTGAAAATCAAGTGGGTTGTTATAAAAATGAATTTTATATACCAGAAAGTTGGAACGGTGGATGTATTCGTATTCGATTTGAAGGTGTGGATAGTGCCTTTCATTTATGGATAAATGGAGAAGAAGTGGGATATAGCCAAGGAAGTCGTTTGACGGCAGAGTTTGATATTACATCGTTTGTTCATATGGGAAAGAATACGATGACAGTATGTGTGTATAGATGGTGTGATGGATCTTATATAGAAGATCAAGATATGTGGTGGTTAAGTGGTATTTTTCGTGATGTGTACATTGTGCATGAACCTGCTGTACATATTTATGATATGACGTTATGTACAACACTAGATGAAAATTATGAAAATGGTGTGTTACAACTGAGTACAAAGATTTGCAACGAACAATTACTGCATACAAATTATGTACTAGAGTATAAATTTTATAATGAGCATGGGGAAGTATTAGATCAACATATATCGTATCTGAACTTACAAGGGACAAGTGTTATAGAGGATACACATTCGTTTTTTGTAAAAAAACCACAGAAATGGTCTGCAGAAGAACCGCATTTGTATATTGTATTGTTCACGATTCGAAATAAAGATGGTGAAGTTGTAGAAGTGGTTTCACAGAAGATTGGTTTCCGTATGATTGAGATGAAGGATAGGAATCTTCTTGTCAATGGTATTCCTATTATATTTAAAGGGGTGAATCGTCACGATCACAATCCGGATACAGGAAGGTATGTCACATATGAAACAATGAAGCAAGATGTAATGCTTATGAAGCAGCACAATATTAATGCGGTGCGAACGGCACATTATCCGAATGATCCACGTTTTTATGATCTATGCGATGAGTATGGTTTATATGTAATTGATGAGGCTGATTTGGAATGCCATGGATTTGAGTTAATTGGTAATGCAAACGTATTAAGTGATGATCCTGAGTGGGAAAATGCTTATGTAGATCGTGCGGAACGTATGGTACGTCGGGATCGCAATCATTCTTCCATTATTATGTGGTCACTCGGAAATGAATCTGGGTTCGGTTGTAATTTTATTGCGATGGCGAATAAGTGTAGGGAATTGGATCAATCAAGAATCATTCATTACGAAGGGGACCGAGAAACGAAAGTTGCCGATATTTTTAGTACAATGTATTCTTCAGTCGAAAAAATTATTGGTTATGCAGAAGAAGAAAAATGGGAAAAACCTCATATTTTATGTGAGTATGCCCATGCAATGGGGAATGGACCAGGCGGATTAAAAGAATATTGGGAAGCGATTTATAGTCATAAGCGATTACAAGGTGGCTTTGTTTGGGAATGGATTGATCATGGGTTACGTCAAGTGAATGAAAATGGAGAAGAGTACTTTGCATATGGAGGTAACTTTGGAGATACTCCGCATAATAGCAATTTCTGCATTGATGGACTACTCTTGCCAGATCGAACGCCATCGCCAGCTTTGTTGCAATATAAGAAAATAATTGAACCTATTAAAGTAGAAGAGATAGACATACGAAGTGGTAGAATTTCGATACAAAATATATATGATTTTCGCTCATTGAAAGGCTATCGTGTGCAGTGGGCTGTCAAAAAAGAAGGCAAAGTAATTGTGAGTGATTCTATAGATGCCCCGGCTTTGTTACCGAAAGAGAGTTGTGAGATTCAGCTGCCTTTTATAGATGATATAGCCCTTCATACAGAAGAGGATTGCTATGTAACAGTGTCGATTGTGTTAGGAGCAGATACAAATTGGGGAGTAGCAGGACATGAAATAGCTGGGGAACAATTTTGTATTCCAGCTCTGAAAAAGATAAGAAGAAAAAGAGATTCGAAGTTATATGAGCCAGTAACTTTACATGAAACAAAGGAGGAAATTCGTGTTGCTGGTGAAAGTTTTGCTATTTCTTTTCATCCTATAACAGGGCGTATAAAAAACTGGACATTTAAAGGACAATCACTTATGGAAGAAGGGCCTGAATTAAATATTTGGCGGGCAACAATTGATAATGATATGTATGTGGTTGAAAAATGGAAAGAACAATATGTACACCTTGTGAAACATGACGTAGCGAGTATAGAAGCTCTGCAACTTGAAACTGGAAATGTTGAAGTTGTTGTGAAAGGATTTATTTCCCCGCTTGTCGTGAACTGGAAAATTGCCTTTACTTATACGTATGAAATTGAAAGAAGCGGAGCTATGAAAATAGAGACGAAGTTGAATCCAAGCGGTACTTTACCAGAGATGCTTCCGCGAATTGGGCTCGAAATGCGTCTGCCAAAACAATATCAAAATGTAAGTTGGTTTGGGCGTGGACCAGGAGAATCATATGTGGATAGTAAAGAAGCGAACAAAATAGATTTGTATGAAATGACTGTAAAAGATTTATTTTTCCCGTATGTTTTTCCGCAAGAGACGGGAAATCGAACAGATGTCAAGTGGGTTTCGTTATATGATCAATATCATGTTGGATTTGTTGCGTATAGTACGCAAGATTTTAATTTTAGCGCCTTGCCTTACACGACAGAAGATTTAGAGAAAGCAAAGCATTTATATGAGTTACAAGAAAGGGAGTTTGTTACATTCCATCTAGATTATAAGCAAAATGGTTTAGGAAGCGCGAGTTGTGGGCCGGCTCAGCTTCCGGAGTATCAGTTGAATCCGGAGTCGTGCCAGTTTGAAGTGTACATTGTTCCTTTTAATGGGGATCATAAACGAGCTTTTGAGATTGTAAAAGAATCTTAA
- a CDS encoding MGH1-like glycoside hydrolase domain-containing protein, with protein sequence MFDLQQVPFSRYGSFLVISLNYDNGLLIRNIRGGDDDFGEVFKIEVLNRKGEVLPCETKMSPSLLTLQTVEGDVKICFSHSDTIRFYSERLHLRFIGITSSYDYCISSAQGGWEINSFSKEMRFHLSAIEGVMHMDAPFEELRCKHIIVDIYAQDEASGIDVELTEYKTVLQKPKETKTFIEAVDAAEVDFVNWLRHTLAVPEDLWKGKELAAYITWSCMVEAEGYLPRKAMYMSKNWMTNIWSWDHCFNAMALAMHQPTVAWDQFMIFFDKQDECGVLPDYINDKSGLWNCCKPPIHGWTLKWMMEHTDFITEEHLQEVYEPLCKWTDWWFTYRDDDGDGVPQYNHGNDSGWDNSTIFHRGAPIESPDLSSFLILQMEVLAEVAEKLGFEEEAKRWEERANTTLNRMIQHCWREKRFIAPQSGNHSYEVSDSLVLYIPLILGKRLPEEIIESLLTELKKENHFLTKYGFATESIRSSYYRDDGYWRGPIWAPTTFIMTEALQAVDQNEFAKDIASRFCMMANKSGMAENFHAQTGQGLRDLAFTWTSSVFLILANKYLLTQKESMLHQKVTR encoded by the coding sequence ATGTTTGATTTACAACAAGTTCCATTTAGTCGGTACGGTTCTTTTTTAGTCATTTCTTTAAACTATGATAACGGATTACTGATTCGAAATATTCGCGGTGGTGATGATGATTTTGGTGAAGTGTTTAAAATAGAGGTATTAAATCGGAAAGGAGAGGTTTTACCATGTGAAACGAAGATGTCTCCATCCTTACTAACACTCCAAACTGTAGAAGGTGATGTGAAGATTTGTTTTTCTCATTCTGATACAATTCGCTTTTATTCAGAGAGGTTGCATCTACGTTTTATTGGGATTACAAGTTCGTATGATTACTGCATTTCAAGTGCACAAGGGGGATGGGAGATTAATAGCTTTTCAAAAGAAATGAGATTTCACTTATCTGCTATAGAAGGGGTTATGCATATGGATGCCCCGTTTGAAGAACTTCGTTGTAAACATATTATTGTTGATATTTATGCGCAAGATGAAGCATCAGGGATTGATGTGGAACTAACGGAATACAAAACAGTATTGCAGAAGCCGAAGGAGACGAAGACATTTATAGAGGCAGTAGATGCTGCTGAGGTGGATTTTGTAAATTGGTTACGTCATACATTAGCTGTTCCGGAAGACTTATGGAAAGGAAAAGAGTTGGCGGCTTATATTACATGGTCTTGTATGGTAGAAGCGGAAGGGTATTTGCCGCGAAAAGCGATGTATATGTCAAAAAACTGGATGACGAATATATGGAGTTGGGATCATTGTTTTAATGCGATGGCATTAGCAATGCATCAACCGACAGTGGCGTGGGATCAGTTTATGATTTTCTTTGATAAGCAAGATGAGTGCGGTGTATTACCAGATTATATTAATGATAAAAGTGGGCTATGGAATTGCTGTAAACCACCTATTCATGGGTGGACGCTGAAATGGATGATGGAACATACAGATTTTATAACAGAAGAGCATTTACAAGAAGTGTATGAACCGTTATGCAAATGGACGGATTGGTGGTTTACATATCGAGATGATGATGGGGATGGGGTTCCTCAATATAATCATGGGAATGATAGCGGTTGGGATAATAGTACGATTTTTCACCGTGGTGCTCCTATTGAGAGTCCGGACTTAAGCTCATTTCTTATTTTACAAATGGAGGTATTAGCGGAAGTTGCAGAGAAACTTGGGTTTGAAGAGGAGGCAAAGCGATGGGAAGAGCGAGCAAATACAACTCTTAATCGTATGATTCAACATTGTTGGAGAGAAAAGCGTTTTATTGCCCCGCAATCTGGGAATCATTCATATGAAGTATCAGATAGTCTCGTGTTATATATTCCCCTCATTTTAGGAAAAAGGTTACCTGAAGAAATCATTGAAAGCTTACTTACAGAATTGAAAAAAGAAAATCACTTTTTGACAAAGTATGGTTTTGCAACAGAGAGTATAAGGAGTTCATATTATCGTGATGATGGATATTGGCGCGGACCAATTTGGGCACCGACAACATTTATTATGACTGAGGCTTTACAAGCAGTTGATCAAAATGAGTTTGCGAAGGATATTGCCTCTCGTTTTTGTATGATGGCAAATAAAAGTGGGATGGCTGAAAATTTCCATGCGCAAACCGGGCAAGGATTGCGTGATTTAGCGTTTACATGGACTTCTAGTGTGTTTCTTATTTTAGCAAATAAGTATTTGTTAACACAAAAAGAAAGTATGCTCCATCAAAAAGTGACAAGATGA
- a CDS encoding PspC domain-containing protein: protein MEKKLRRSETDKMLFGVCGGLGEYFDISASMIRILWVIAILCFGTGFLAYLICLLLMPRSY, encoded by the coding sequence ATGGAAAAAAAGTTACGTAGGTCTGAAACTGATAAAATGTTATTTGGTGTATGCGGTGGTTTAGGAGAATATTTCGATATAAGTGCTAGTATGATTCGTATACTTTGGGTTATTGCGATTCTATGTTTTGGAACAGGTTTTTTAGCTTACCTCATTTGTCTATTGCTTATGCCACGTTCTTACTAA
- a CDS encoding metallophosphoesterase: protein MRALIVSDSHGSTKELQQLKDTYEGNVDIMIHCGDSELTPDHSDLQEFQVVKGNCDFYNGFEEEIITDVEGIRFFATHGHRYNVKMSLQTLVYRAKEVEANIVCFGHSHMLGAEFIDGILFINPGSILLPRSRKEKTFTLLEVNEKDIEIRFETLDGKVVAHKTFQRG, encoded by the coding sequence ATGAGAGCTTTAATTGTAAGCGATAGTCACGGTTCTACGAAAGAATTACAGCAATTAAAGGATACATATGAGGGAAATGTAGATATTATGATTCATTGCGGTGATTCAGAACTAACACCAGATCATTCTGATTTACAAGAGTTCCAAGTAGTGAAAGGAAATTGTGATTTCTATAATGGTTTTGAAGAAGAAATCATTACTGATGTAGAAGGGATACGTTTTTTTGCTACGCATGGTCATCGGTATAATGTTAAAATGAGCTTGCAAACACTTGTGTATCGCGCAAAAGAAGTAGAAGCGAATATTGTGTGTTTTGGACATTCTCATATGTTGGGAGCTGAATTTATTGATGGTATTTTATTCATCAATCCTGGAAGCATTTTACTGCCACGTTCTCGTAAAGAAAAAACATTTACTTTGTTAGAAGTAAACGAAAAGGACATCGAAATTCGATTTGAAACATTAGATGGAAAAGTTGTCGCACATAAAACTTTTCAAAGAGGATAA
- a CDS encoding XTP/dITP diphosphatase, producing the protein MKQVVVATKNVGKVREFAELFERFDLEVKSLHDFSHIEEIEETGKTFEENAILKADSLCKQLNSIVIADDSGLIIDALNGSPGVRSARYAGEQKDDQANIDKVLTELDGVSMEKRTARFYCALAVAFPEEDKEPVIVNGTCEGRILEQRRGENGFGYDPIFYIEEYKRAMAELTSDEKNEISHRGRALRKLEEKIPAWFLNEE; encoded by the coding sequence ATGAAACAAGTTGTTGTTGCAACGAAAAACGTGGGGAAAGTGCGCGAATTTGCAGAGCTATTCGAGAGATTTGATTTAGAAGTAAAATCTCTTCATGATTTCTCTCACATTGAAGAAATCGAGGAGACTGGTAAAACCTTTGAAGAAAATGCAATTTTGAAAGCGGACAGTTTATGTAAACAGTTAAATTCAATTGTGATTGCAGACGATTCAGGTTTAATTATTGATGCTTTGAATGGAAGTCCTGGTGTTCGCTCTGCTCGCTATGCTGGTGAACAAAAAGATGACCAGGCGAATATCGATAAAGTTTTAACAGAGTTAGATGGTGTTTCGATGGAAAAGCGTACAGCTCGTTTTTATTGTGCGTTAGCAGTCGCTTTTCCAGAAGAGGATAAAGAACCAGTTATTGTAAACGGTACATGTGAAGGGAGGATTTTAGAACAACGTCGTGGTGAAAATGGTTTTGGATATGATCCAATCTTTTATATAGAGGAATATAAAAGAGCGATGGCTGAGCTAACTTCAGATGAGAAAAATGAAATTAGTCATCGCGGGCGTGCTCTTCGTAAGTTAGAAGAGAAAATTCCGGCGTGGTTTTTAAACGAAGAATAA